CCTGGCTGTTGTGGCTAATGGATCATTCATCGTGCGCCCTTTCAGTTTTTCTACACACCCTATTTACAATACCCAATATATCACCAAGCAATGATCAAGATCAATAGTAAAAACTGGAGTAGATGACCTTGATTATCTCCATTATCAACTCCCCCACTGCAGCTCAGCATCAACGCTGCTGAATGGCCAGCTCGATTGCCTCAAGAGTTGCCTGTTCTCCGGACCGGGCCAGGCGGAGCAGAAACTCCAGGTTCCCCTTGGCCCCGGTGATTGGCGATGTCACCAGGCCCCGGAAACACAGGCCAAGGCTTTGAGCATAATCGATGATTTCCCGCAGAACAGTGGCATGTTTTTCAGGATCGCGGACAATCCCGTTCTTGCCTACCTGGCCTTTGCCCACTTCAAACTGGGGTTTGACCAGGGCCACGATTTCACCTTCGGCAGATAGAAACTCTTTGACTACCGGGAGCACCAGACGCAGGGAGATGAACGAGACATCGATAGTGACCAAATCGAAAGGTCCGGAAAAATCTGACGGCACCCCGTGCCGGACATTTACCCGCTCGCGGTGAACCACCCGCGGGTCGCGGGCGATCCTGGGGTCCATCTGGCCATATCCGACATCAAGGGCATAAACCCGGACAGCGCCATGCTGGAGCAGGCAATCGGTAAATCCGCCGGTTGACGCTCCGATATCCAATGCCCTCTTATCCTGGACATCCAGGGCAAACTCGCGCAAAGCCCGCTCAAGCTTGAGCCCACCCCGGCTCACATACGGGTTGTCCGATTCCCTGACTGTCAGTGGAGCCTCAAGGGGCACCAATTGGCCGGGTTTTTCGATCCGCATCTCGCCGCTGAATACACAGCCAGCCATAATCAGGGCCTTTGCCTTCTCCCGGCTGGGCACAAGACCCCGGTCAAAGAGGAGCTTATCAACCCGCTCCCTTTTTCGAGAACTTTTCATGG
This portion of the bacterium genome encodes:
- a CDS encoding TlyA family RNA methyltransferase, with protein sequence MKSSRKRERVDKLLFDRGLVPSREKAKALIMAGCVFSGEMRIEKPGQLVPLEAPLTVRESDNPYVSRGGLKLERALREFALDVQDKRALDIGASTGGFTDCLLQHGAVRVYALDVGYGQMDPRIARDPRVVHRERVNVRHGVPSDFSGPFDLVTIDVSFISLRLVLPVVKEFLSAEGEIVALVKPQFEVGKGQVGKNGIVRDPEKHATVLREIIDYAQSLGLCFRGLVTSPITGAKGNLEFLLRLARSGEQATLEAIELAIQQR